CTGTGTCTCATGTACAAAACCCTTATCATCTCTCACAGAAATCCTTAAAGCAGTCCAGTCATATTTACCTTTTAAAACTGATGATAACATCATTGCATCATTAAAGTGGCTCTGCTAATGTTAGGATATTTTCAATGGGCTAATATTAGTGCTTTGCTCTGAATATTAACACCCACTCTTTAGGAGAATGTCGGAGGCATAAACCTGTATGCACATGTAAATATAACTCTGGTATCTCTGGCAACACTGTAAATCACAACTGATGTAGTTTAGTGGTATGAATCCTGAATAAAAAAGTGAATGTGAAATGACTACATGTTGTACTGAAGGGAGCACTAGTGTGACTTTCTGGTTATAAATGGAATTACTGAGGTTTAACCTATATAACAGCAGCTCTGGTTGTTTGAAAACTATTTAGAGTTGTTTCAagtctgtttttgtgtctgatGCAAAACATCACTGAGACTGTGAGAACACAGCTTTGTTGTTGACTCTGGTGTCCCACCAGTTTAATATCTATACAACTACACGGTGCAAAATATTCATTTAGTCAGTGCTTTCTTATTGGTGAGTGATTTCCAATGACTTAAAGCAACTTGAGCTTTCTTATAGTGCTACATGAAAATTTAGTTATAAGCTGTTAGTATTACTGTGACTGACTAAGCCATCACTGGTATAATGTAAGTATAACAAAGGTGAACCTTAAAAAGCTACAAATAGATTTGAAAGCATCAGTCTGTGTTCTCTTTCGCCTACCACAGCAACAGCTCTGCTTCTCTATTTACAATCTTTACATAGTTGTTTCACAAAGGTCATACAGGAAGCGTCTATTGGTTGGTATGTGGCAAGACATCATGGAGGTCAGAGCTCTGTGCATCAGACTGTGTAAGTACTGTCTCAGTTTATacattaaaatcaaaatataaagtatTTGTTAAGGTTAACAGTGTTGTTAAAATGCTGTGATGATTTAAAGCTTTCACGAGGCAGAAACCTTTATTGACACCTCAGAAATGTAACAAGGAATAGCACTGTTAACTCTAAGAGTTGGCAAGTTTGAAGATGTAGGGTCATCTTTTAGTaactatttttttgtattttcagtgATAACTGTGCTGATCCTGCTGTGTGCACATGCTCAGAAAGTTGGTGAGTAATATCTGTTTACTTGTTATCATTTTgctataagaaaaaaatatgatttatttaaacaCCAAAAAGGTCAATCACCACCTCTACTGGTTTTAGTCACATTTTATTGGCTATCATAGCTTTCATTTATTGTAAAACTAAAACCCGGCAATCTGATAATTTAGCAATAaactgaatctttttttttttttttttgacagatgCAGTTTCTCTTCGTGTTGTTCCAAACAAATCCCAGTTTTTTGAACATGAGTCAGTTAGTTTTTACTGTGAGGAGAGCTCTCATGGATATGTGTTATATAAGAAGAACGAGGAAGTAAAGCAATGCAACAAAACCAGTAGGAAACCAACAGCTTCAACAACAGGTTCACAGTGCACCATTGATTGTATTTATAGATATGACAATGGAGAATACTGGTGTGGGACAGCAGGAGGGAAGAGAAGCAACAATATCTACATCACTGTCACTGGTACGAGTGAATGAAGGCAGTAATATTttgtcacaaacaaacacaagttcaacattttaaaattctaagTCACTTGTTGTTCAGATGGTTCTGTGATCCTGGAGATTCCTGCTGttcctgtgatggagggagaagaTGTGAGTCTGCGCTGCAGAAACAAGATGCTTTCCTCCAGCATCGCAGCTGATTTCTATAAATATGGGCGTCACATAGGGAGCAGCGTCACAGGAAACATGACCATCCACAGAGTTTCCAAGTCTGATGAAGGACTTTACAAGTGCAAGATCTCAGGAGGTGAAGAATCATCAGAGAGCTGGCTGTCTGTTTCTCTGCCATGTCTCACAGGTGAGAAACAGcaatttttcaaaatatttatacatatgtgtgaaacaaatattttaagatgctctttttttctgaaaaagatTTTAAGTAAAGCTGTTAAGTCTGTTTTTATGCTTCGTGGGGTTAATTAATCAATTATTTAAGAAGGCTATTTGAATGTTTTAGAGAAATTGACTGCAAGATTTGTAACATTTTAAACACTGTGCAAATGTGAAGAAGTTAATTACCATTTCACTGTACAGCTTCCACACCCTGGATAATTGCTACTATTTTACTGACCACTCTAATTGTGATTATCGTGGTGATGGGACTCTATCTCTTCCGCAAAGATTTGTACAGAGGTAAAGAAAAGGAacacatctatatatatatatgtgagtTACTTTAAATTCTGTTGTTGCAgtaatttttcctttttcttttcttttttttatttattacggCATTGGTCTACTGGTCAATAGCATATGGTTCAGGCCcaaaagaagatccaacagGACAGAACACAAACAGTAAGAAATCTACTATTAGGGGGCACTAGCCAGCCTCCATTTATTAGGATCACATgaaagtctgtgaaggttctcagtcatccaggtcatcgtagtctaagaagcttgaaaagaaaagcatctgcacttctttaagttgcttgaagacgtttcacctcttatccaagaagattcttcagttctagggtcaaatggtggagagtcccagatttaaacccagtggaaGTTTCCCCCCGAGATGGACAAAGGACCctctaatgatcctctacctaatcacatgagccaaggtgtgaacatgggtgtaggtcacaatcagccagggtttcaggtgagctcattgtgaaacctggccccaccctatcatgtgatagGGTTTAAGTTGCTTGAACATCTTCAAGCaccttaaagaagtccagatgtcCAAGCTCCTTAAATCAcataaaaagcttttaaaacacAAGGCAGACTaagttttgggttgttttttgttgttgctgttgttgttttaccCTTTTTAAGAAAAACTGCGGAATTTGATGTGACACTTAGGTGTCACATTTTAACAAGGCATGTTTGAATGTTCACTTCCTGGACTCACACCTCAGATAAAGTATCTA
The sequence above is a segment of the Oreochromis aureus strain Israel breed Guangdong linkage group 3, ZZ_aureus, whole genome shotgun sequence genome. Coding sequences within it:
- the LOC120434501 gene encoding low affinity immunoglobulin gamma Fc region receptor II-like; its protein translation is MWQDIMEVRALCIRLLITVLILLCAHAQKVDAVSLRVVPNKSQFFEHESVSFYCEESSHGYVLYKKNEEVKQCNKTSRKPTASTTGSQCTIDCIYRYDNGEYWCGTAGGKRSNNIYITVTDGSVILEIPAVPVMEGEDVSLRCRNKMLSSSIAADFYKYGRHIGSSVTGNMTIHRVSKSDEGLYKCKISGGEESSESWLSVSLPCLTASTPWIIATILLTTLIVIIVVMGLYLFRKDLYRAYGSGPKEDPTGQNTNNEAELCPNPVYHSLGQGGTQPLAETMKSAVAYKPSQDIYQPVAEEPFYSTIKKHADH